A single genomic interval of Hoplias malabaricus isolate fHopMal1 chromosome 7, fHopMal1.hap1, whole genome shotgun sequence harbors:
- the rars2 gene encoding probable arginine--tRNA ligase, mitochondrial isoform X2, translating into MACFFRRRAAAQLSRVCGAHEDVFIPLLSAAPVSKKQLTPVLRLSVNSLVKKGVLPPDADLQTQTQRLAKQLKEDGVVEEVIPGRGVIHFRINRLLLAQKLLEQLHSDPEGFGRNSELLGKAGGRRTLVEFSSPNIAKKFHAGHLRSTIIGLLGAGFQRLGSQEKLRENPLQHLYEVYVQVNREAELDEGVRLAAAEFFRRLEQGDGEALKLWRHFREITVDEYRTIYERLGVYFDHFSGESFHQSKTQEVLQELRSRGLLRTTEEGTEVVDLSTSGNQSSFATLVRSDGTSLYITRDIAAALERRETFGFDEMIYVTDKSQSHHFQQLFQILKAMGHHWADRCVHVTFGLVLGMSSRLGNVVLLEDVLNEARRRMLHNMKEAKTSKELTDPELTAEQIGVSALIIQDFKGPLIADYKFDWEKVLQSQGDTGVFLQYTHARLCSLLRSQGGGDQTVFDASHLLDDRSISILQHLLRFDEVLLQSASDLQPRHLVNFLLTLSHLAASALRELQVKGSDEGVAQARLRLFSGTRSVLGSGMRILGIRPVERM; encoded by the exons ATGGCGTGTTTTTTCAGAAGAAGAGCCGCGGCGCAG CTCTCGAGGGTCTGTGGAGCTCACGAGGACGTGTTTATTCCACTGCTgtccgccgctcctgtgtcaaAGAAACA ACTGACCCCTGTCCTGCGCTTGTCGGTGAATTCTCTGGTGAAGAAAGGGGTTCTGCCGCCGGATGCCGACCTGCAAACTCAAACACAGAGACTGGCTAAACAG CTGAAGGAGGACGGTGTGGTGGAGGAGGTTATTCCTGGTCGTGGAGTTATACACTTCAGGATAAACAGACTCCTCCTGGCGCAG AAACTCCTTGAGCAGCTGCACTCGGACCCGGAGGGTTTTGGGAGGAACAGTGAACTCCTGGGAAAGGCCGGGGGCAGACGGACGCTGGTGGAGTTCAG CTCTCCAAACATCGCCAAGAAGTTCCACGCTGGACATTTACGCTCCACCATCATCG gctTGTTGGGGGCGGGGTTTCAGCGTTTGGGTTCTCAGGAGAAGCTCAGAGAGAACCCTCTGCAGCATCTGTACGAG gTGTACGTGCAGGTGAACCGGGAGGCGGAGCTTGACGAAGGTGTCCGTTTGGCCGCGGCGGAGTTCTTCCGGCGTCTGGAGCAGGGAGACGGAGAGGCGCTGAAGCTGTGGAGACACTTCAGAGAGATCACAGTGGACGAGTACAGGACGATCTACGAG aggtTGGGGGTGTATTTTGATCATTTTTCTGGTGAATCCTTCCATCAGAGCAAAACTCAGGAAGTTTTACAGGAGCTACGATCACGAGGCCTGCTGAGAACCACAga GGAGGGGACAGAGGTAGTGGATCTCTCTACTTCAGGAAATCAGTCATCATTCGCTACGTTAGTGCGCAGTGACGGTACGTCACTCTACATCAccag GGACATAGCGGCggctctggagcgcagagagaCCTTCGGCTTCGACGAGATGATTTACGTG ACGGATAAAAGTCAGTCGCACCATTTCCAGCAGCTGTTTCAGATCCTGAAGGCCATGGGCCACCACTGGGCCGACag gtgtGTGCATGTCACGTTtgggctggtgttggggatgAGTTCGAGGCTCGGTAACGTTGTGCTGCTGGAGGACGTCCTGAACGAGGCTCGCCGCAGGATGCTGCACAACATGAAGGAAGCcaaga cctcTAAAGAACTGACTGATCCTGAGCTCACAGCAGAGCAGATAGGAGTCAGTgcactgatcatacag gactTTAAAGGGCCTCTCATTGCTGATTATAAGTTTGACTGGGAGAAGGTGCTGCAGTCTCAGGGAGATACCGGGGTTTTTCTGCAGTACACACACGCTCGCCTCTGCAG TTTGCTGAGGTCACAGGGAGGTGGGGATCAAACGGTCTTTGATGCATCTCATCTCCTTGACGACAGGAGCATCTCCATCCTGCAGCACCTGCTCAG gtTTGATGAGGTCCTGCTTCAGTCAGCGTCGGACCTGCAGCCGCGACACCTGGTCAACTTCCTCCTGACGCTCAG TCACTTGGCGGCGTCTGCGCTGCGAGAGCTGCAGGTGAAGGGGAGCGACGAGGGCGTGGCTCAG GCCAGGCTCCGCCTCTTCTCCGGCACACGCTCGGTCCTGGGCAGTGGGATGAGGATCCTGGGCATCAGGCCGGTGGAGAGAATGTGa
- the slc35a1 gene encoding CMP-sialic acid transporter, with protein MASEPVSVVFKLYCLVVMTLVAAAYTVALRFTRTVSSDLYFSTTAVCLTEIIKLLLSLVMLARESGGCSRWRSTLVENILRSPKELLKLSVPSLVYAVQNNMAFLALSNLDAAVYQVTYQLKIPCTALCTVLMLRRSLSRLQWFSVFMLCAGVTLVQWKPAELTKVQVEQNPLVGFVAVAVAVLCSGFAGVYFEKVLKSSDVSLWVRNIQMYMSGIVVTLLGVVVNDGTQVMEKGFFYGYTPSVCFVIFLASVGGLYTSVVVKYTDNIMKGFSAAAAIILSTIASVSLFGLKITVTFATGTLLVCVSIYLYGLPKQDTSVLPRPDSSKASKEKLLPV; from the exons ATGGCGAGCG AGCCGGTGAGTGTGGTGTTTAAACTCTACTGCCTGGTGGTGATGACGCTGGTGGCGGCGGCGTACACCGTGGCTCTGAGGTTCACCAGAACAGTGTCGTCTGACCTTTACTTCTCCACAACAGCCGTGTGTCTCACGGAGATCATCAAACTCCTGCTGAGCCTCGTCATGCTCgccag agaATCCGGGGGGTGCAGCAGGTGGAGGAGCACCCTGGTGGAGAATATTTTGCGGAGTCCTAAAGAGCTGCTGAAGCTGAGCGTGCCGTCGCTGGTTTACGCCGTTCAGAACAACATGGCCTTCCTGGCCCTGAGTAACCTGGACGCTGCTGTTtatcag GTGACCTACCAGCTGAAGATCCCCTGCACGGCTCTGTGCACGGTGCTGATGCTGAGGCGCTCCCTCAGCCGTCTGCAGTGGTTCTCCGTCTTCATGCTCTGTGCCGGAGTCACTCTCGTCCAGTGGAAACCCGCAGAACTCACCAAAGTCCAG GTGGAGCAGAATCCTCTGGTCGGGTTTGTAGCTGTCGCTGTGGCTGTGCTCTGCTCTGGATTCGCAG gagtGTACTTTGAGAAGGTGTTGAAGAGCTCGGACGTGTCTCTGTGGGTGAGGAATATTCAGATGTACATGTCGGGGATCGTGGTGACGCTGCTGGGTGTGGTTGTGAATGACGGGACACAGGTGATGGAGAAGGGTTTCTTCTACGGATACACACCCTCTGTGTGCTTCGTCATCT ttctgGCGAGTGTTGGGGGTCTCTACACCTCAGTGGTGGTGAAATACACTGATAACATCATGAAGGGCTTCAGTGCCGCAGCCGCCATCATCCTCTCCACCATCGCTTCAGTGTCTCTGTTTGGACTCAAGATca CTGTGACCTTCGCCACAGGGAcgctcctggtgtgtgtgtccATCTATCTGTACGGCCTTCCCAAACAGGACACCAGCGTCCTGCCGCGACCCGACAGCAGCAAAGCGTCCAAAGAGAAGCTTCTCCCGGTCTGA
- the rars2 gene encoding probable arginine--tRNA ligase, mitochondrial isoform X1, whose protein sequence is MACFFRRRAAAQLSRVCGAHEDVFIPLLSAAPVSKKQLTPVLRLSVNSLVKKGVLPPDADLQTQTQRLAKQLKEDGVVEEVIPGRGVIHFRINRLLLAQKLLEQLHSDPEGFGRNSELLGKAGGRRTLVEFSSPNIAKKFHAGHLRSTIIGNFISNLKAALGNEVLRVNYLGDWGMQFGLLGAGFQRLGSQEKLRENPLQHLYEVYVQVNREAELDEGVRLAAAEFFRRLEQGDGEALKLWRHFREITVDEYRTIYERLGVYFDHFSGESFHQSKTQEVLQELRSRGLLRTTEEGTEVVDLSTSGNQSSFATLVRSDGTSLYITRDIAAALERRETFGFDEMIYVTDKSQSHHFQQLFQILKAMGHHWADRCVHVTFGLVLGMSSRLGNVVLLEDVLNEARRRMLHNMKEAKTSKELTDPELTAEQIGVSALIIQDFKGPLIADYKFDWEKVLQSQGDTGVFLQYTHARLCSLLRSQGGGDQTVFDASHLLDDRSISILQHLLRFDEVLLQSASDLQPRHLVNFLLTLSHLAASALRELQVKGSDEGVAQARLRLFSGTRSVLGSGMRILGIRPVERM, encoded by the exons ATGGCGTGTTTTTTCAGAAGAAGAGCCGCGGCGCAG CTCTCGAGGGTCTGTGGAGCTCACGAGGACGTGTTTATTCCACTGCTgtccgccgctcctgtgtcaaAGAAACA ACTGACCCCTGTCCTGCGCTTGTCGGTGAATTCTCTGGTGAAGAAAGGGGTTCTGCCGCCGGATGCCGACCTGCAAACTCAAACACAGAGACTGGCTAAACAG CTGAAGGAGGACGGTGTGGTGGAGGAGGTTATTCCTGGTCGTGGAGTTATACACTTCAGGATAAACAGACTCCTCCTGGCGCAG AAACTCCTTGAGCAGCTGCACTCGGACCCGGAGGGTTTTGGGAGGAACAGTGAACTCCTGGGAAAGGCCGGGGGCAGACGGACGCTGGTGGAGTTCAG CTCTCCAAACATCGCCAAGAAGTTCCACGCTGGACATTTACGCTCCACCATCATCG GGAACTTCATCTCGAACCTGAAGGCCGCTCTGGGGAACGAGGTGCTGAGGGTGAATTACCTCGGAGACTGGGGCATGCAGTTCG gctTGTTGGGGGCGGGGTTTCAGCGTTTGGGTTCTCAGGAGAAGCTCAGAGAGAACCCTCTGCAGCATCTGTACGAG gTGTACGTGCAGGTGAACCGGGAGGCGGAGCTTGACGAAGGTGTCCGTTTGGCCGCGGCGGAGTTCTTCCGGCGTCTGGAGCAGGGAGACGGAGAGGCGCTGAAGCTGTGGAGACACTTCAGAGAGATCACAGTGGACGAGTACAGGACGATCTACGAG aggtTGGGGGTGTATTTTGATCATTTTTCTGGTGAATCCTTCCATCAGAGCAAAACTCAGGAAGTTTTACAGGAGCTACGATCACGAGGCCTGCTGAGAACCACAga GGAGGGGACAGAGGTAGTGGATCTCTCTACTTCAGGAAATCAGTCATCATTCGCTACGTTAGTGCGCAGTGACGGTACGTCACTCTACATCAccag GGACATAGCGGCggctctggagcgcagagagaCCTTCGGCTTCGACGAGATGATTTACGTG ACGGATAAAAGTCAGTCGCACCATTTCCAGCAGCTGTTTCAGATCCTGAAGGCCATGGGCCACCACTGGGCCGACag gtgtGTGCATGTCACGTTtgggctggtgttggggatgAGTTCGAGGCTCGGTAACGTTGTGCTGCTGGAGGACGTCCTGAACGAGGCTCGCCGCAGGATGCTGCACAACATGAAGGAAGCcaaga cctcTAAAGAACTGACTGATCCTGAGCTCACAGCAGAGCAGATAGGAGTCAGTgcactgatcatacag gactTTAAAGGGCCTCTCATTGCTGATTATAAGTTTGACTGGGAGAAGGTGCTGCAGTCTCAGGGAGATACCGGGGTTTTTCTGCAGTACACACACGCTCGCCTCTGCAG TTTGCTGAGGTCACAGGGAGGTGGGGATCAAACGGTCTTTGATGCATCTCATCTCCTTGACGACAGGAGCATCTCCATCCTGCAGCACCTGCTCAG gtTTGATGAGGTCCTGCTTCAGTCAGCGTCGGACCTGCAGCCGCGACACCTGGTCAACTTCCTCCTGACGCTCAG TCACTTGGCGGCGTCTGCGCTGCGAGAGCTGCAGGTGAAGGGGAGCGACGAGGGCGTGGCTCAG GCCAGGCTCCGCCTCTTCTCCGGCACACGCTCGGTCCTGGGCAGTGGGATGAGGATCCTGGGCATCAGGCCGGTGGAGAGAATGTGa
- the zgc:101562 gene encoding C2H2-type zinc finger protein, which yields MMDEGTVSEEKSPPKSHSCPHCGKIFSQIGHFNIHLRIHTGSKPHRCSVCKKSFRSKDQLSEHQQTHSDDRRHRCEQCGKGFVRPGRLRTHLRIHTGEKPHPCSGCDKSFRSAEELKVHSKIHTGLKSHFCFWCGKGFVRSGTLKKHIVIHTGEKPHTCSKCGKRFSRADHFKTHQQIHTGNKGGKKPAQNSTKC from the exons ATGATGGATGAAG GAACTGTTTCTGAGGAGAAAAGTCCTCCAAAGAGCCACAGCTGTCCTCACTGCGGGAAGATCTTCTCTCAGATCGGACACTTCAACATTCACCTGAGAATTCATACCGGATCCAAGCCTCACCGGTGCTCCGTCTGCAAGAAGAGCTTCCGGAGCAAAGATCAGTTATCGGAACATCAGCAAACCCACTCTGACGACAGACGTCACCGCTGTGAACAGTGCGGCAAAGGGTTTGTTCGTCCGGGCCGACTCAGAACTCACCTGAggattcacactggagaaaagCCACACCCCTGCTCCGGCTGTGACAAGAGTTTCAGATCTGCAGAAGAACTGAAAGTGCATTCCAAAATTCACACTGGACTCAAGTCCCACTTCTGCTTCTGGTGCGGAAAGGGGTTCGTACGGAGtggaaccttaaaaaaacacatagtaattcacactggagagaaaccacaCACCTGCTCCAAATGTGGCAAGAGGTTCTCTCGGGCGGACCacttcaaaacacaccagcaaatTCATACTGGGAACAAAGGAGGAAAGAAGCCTGCGCAGAACTCGACTAAATGTTAA